The Pseudarthrobacter sp. NS4 genome includes a window with the following:
- the rplL gene encoding 50S ribosomal protein L7/L12 yields the protein MAKLSNEELIEAFKELTIIELSEFVKLFEETFEVTAAAVAVAGPAGAAAEEVEEKTDFDVVLEAAGDKKIAVIKEVRAITSLGLKEAKDLVDSAPKAVLEGATKEAAEKAKEQLEAAGATVTLK from the coding sequence ATGGCGAAGCTCAGCAACGAAGAGCTCATTGAAGCTTTCAAGGAACTGACCATCATCGAACTCTCCGAGTTCGTCAAGCTCTTCGAAGAGACCTTCGAAGTTACCGCTGCTGCTGTAGCTGTTGCTGGCCCCGCCGGCGCTGCTGCTGAAGAGGTTGAAGAGAAGACTGACTTCGACGTCGTCCTCGAAGCTGCCGGTGACAAGAAGATCGCAGTGATCAAGGAAGTCCGCGCCATCACTTCCCTGGGCCTCAAGGAAGCCAAGGACCTGGTTGACAGCGCTCCCAAGGCTGTCCTCGAAGGTGCAACCAAGGAAGCTGCCGAGAAGGCCAAGGAGCAGCTCGAGGCTGCAGGCGCTACCGTTACCCTCAAGTAA
- a CDS encoding GNAT family N-acetyltransferase, which yields MAKDVKIEQLWIPDSLDAPDAADFLAAVEVGRKVRMQTWGSDDLAYGPLEKLLEFEDPYERQLILVAKVDGEIVGTVDIALPLTDHLDLAEFTLDILPEFQRQGVGRRLLEAAEHLARAEGRTMILVDTNHPGTSLHEFERAQLVPSSGLGFVPLESREVEFAQKTGYTLQHIEQFSSCSLPLDTKLVADLQAEAEEANNGRYRLHHWTDRCPDRWLESVATLENQAGANVDPSLDVPVERDMVFDGGILREAEEVAIAQGRRTVVTAVEHLATGSLVGLTTITVLAHRADVVFQDDTLVLQEHRGNKLGLLIKVANMERLTEQFPDARVIYTWNAPENRYLLTVNQQLGFRTAGVTGIWQKELPQLHTRTS from the coding sequence ATGGCAAAAGACGTGAAGATCGAGCAGCTTTGGATTCCTGACTCACTGGACGCCCCGGACGCGGCGGACTTCCTGGCCGCCGTCGAGGTGGGCCGCAAGGTGAGGATGCAGACGTGGGGGAGTGATGACCTCGCCTACGGTCCCCTTGAGAAGCTCCTTGAGTTCGAGGACCCCTACGAGCGTCAACTCATCCTCGTAGCCAAAGTGGACGGCGAGATCGTGGGCACCGTCGATATAGCCCTTCCGTTGACAGACCACCTGGACCTCGCGGAGTTCACCCTCGACATCCTTCCCGAGTTCCAGCGCCAGGGTGTTGGCAGGCGCCTGCTCGAGGCCGCCGAACACCTTGCCCGCGCGGAAGGGCGCACCATGATCCTGGTGGACACGAACCACCCGGGCACCTCGCTCCACGAATTCGAGCGGGCACAACTTGTTCCCAGTTCGGGGCTGGGCTTCGTCCCGCTGGAGAGCCGTGAAGTCGAATTCGCGCAAAAGACGGGCTACACGCTCCAGCACATTGAGCAGTTCAGCTCCTGCTCCCTGCCGCTGGACACCAAGCTCGTGGCCGACCTTCAGGCCGAAGCGGAGGAGGCCAACAACGGCCGGTACCGGCTGCACCACTGGACGGACCGCTGCCCGGACCGCTGGCTCGAGTCCGTCGCGACCCTGGAGAACCAGGCAGGGGCGAATGTGGACCCCTCGCTTGACGTGCCCGTGGAACGGGACATGGTGTTCGACGGCGGCATCCTCAGGGAAGCCGAAGAAGTGGCCATCGCGCAGGGCAGGCGGACGGTGGTCACCGCCGTCGAGCACCTCGCCACAGGATCGCTCGTGGGACTGACCACCATCACCGTGCTGGCACACCGCGCCGATGTTGTCTTCCAGGACGACACACTTGTCCTGCAGGAGCACCGGGGCAACAAGCTGGGGCTGCTGATCAAGGTGGCCAACATGGAGCGGCTGACCGAGCAGTTCCCGGATGCACGCGTCATCTACACCTGGAATGCACCCGAAAACCGGTACCTGCTGACGGTCAACCAGCAGCTGGGCTTTCGCACAGCAGGCGTCACCGGGATCTGGCAGAAGGAGCTTCCGCAACTGCACACCAGGACCAGCTAG
- the rplK gene encoding 50S ribosomal protein L11: MAPKKKVTGLIKLQIQAGAANPAPPIGPALGQHGVNIMEFCKAYNAATEAQRGNVIPVEITVYEDRSFTFITKTPPAAELIKKAAGVAKGSATPHTVKVAKLTQAQVNEIASTKMEDLNATSLEGAAKIIAGTARSMGITVEG; this comes from the coding sequence CAGATCCAGGCAGGTGCCGCTAACCCGGCTCCGCCGATCGGTCCTGCGCTTGGCCAGCACGGTGTCAACATCATGGAATTCTGCAAGGCGTACAACGCTGCGACGGAAGCCCAGCGCGGAAACGTCATCCCCGTGGAAATCACGGTCTACGAGGACCGTTCCTTTACGTTCATCACCAAGACCCCGCCGGCTGCAGAGCTCATCAAGAAGGCTGCAGGCGTCGCCAAGGGTTCAGCTACCCCGCACACCGTCAAGGTTGCCAAGCTGACCCAGGCCCAGGTCAACGAGATCGCTTCCACCAAGATGGAAGACCTCAACGCCACCAGCCTCGAAGGTGCAGCGAAGATCATCGCCGGCACCGCCCGCTCCATGGGCATCACGGTCGAGGGCTAA
- the rplJ gene encoding 50S ribosomal protein L10 encodes MATPTKVSAVAEITNDFKESNAAVLTEYRGLTVAQLKQLRVSLGQDTKFAVVKNTLTAIAAKEAGVEAFDGQLAGPTAIAFIKGDAVAAAKSLTDFAKTNKQLVIKTGYFEGKALNASEVADLAALESRELQLARVAGVLKAPAAAAARIIDALRLKLEEENGAPAAAEAPAAEEAPAAEAEAPAEAPAAEEN; translated from the coding sequence ATGGCAACGCCTACCAAGGTTTCAGCAGTAGCTGAGATCACTAACGATTTCAAGGAATCGAACGCCGCTGTCCTGACCGAATACCGCGGGCTCACCGTTGCACAGCTCAAGCAGCTGCGTGTTTCTCTCGGCCAGGACACCAAGTTCGCGGTCGTCAAGAACACCCTGACCGCCATTGCAGCCAAGGAAGCCGGCGTCGAAGCATTCGACGGCCAGCTTGCCGGCCCCACTGCAATCGCGTTCATCAAGGGTGACGCAGTTGCCGCTGCCAAGAGCCTGACGGATTTTGCCAAGACCAACAAGCAGCTGGTTATCAAGACCGGTTACTTCGAGGGCAAGGCACTGAACGCCAGCGAGGTTGCCGACCTGGCAGCGCTCGAGTCCCGCGAGCTGCAGCTCGCCAGGGTTGCAGGTGTCCTCAAGGCACCCGCCGCCGCAGCTGCACGCATCATTGACGCTCTGCGCCTCAAGCTTGAAGAAGAGAACGGTGCCCCGGCAGCTGCCGAAGCACCCGCCGCTGAAGAAGCTCCCGCCGCCGAAGCTGAAGCCCCGGCTGAAGCTCCCGCAGCCGAAGAGAACTGA
- the rplA gene encoding 50S ribosomal protein L1, giving the protein MAKRSKAYEAAAAKIDAEKFYAPFEAVTLAKDTNPSKFDATVEVAFRLGVDPRKADQMVRGTVNLPHGTGKTARVLVFATGDKAEAAIAAGADFVGSDDLIEKIAGGWTDFDAAVATPDLMGKVGRLGKVLGPRNLMPNPKTGTVTPDVTKAVNDIKGGKIDFRVDKHSNLHFIIGKVSFDALKLAENYAAALEEVLRLKPSASKGRYIQKATVATTFGPGISVDPNVTKVLTEA; this is encoded by the coding sequence ATGGCAAAGCGCAGCAAAGCATATGAGGCAGCAGCCGCCAAGATCGACGCGGAGAAGTTCTACGCGCCGTTCGAGGCAGTAACGCTCGCCAAGGACACCAACCCGTCCAAGTTCGACGCCACGGTTGAGGTTGCCTTCCGTCTCGGCGTGGACCCCCGCAAGGCTGACCAGATGGTCCGCGGCACGGTCAACCTGCCCCACGGCACCGGTAAGACGGCCCGCGTCCTGGTTTTCGCTACGGGCGACAAGGCTGAAGCAGCAATCGCTGCCGGCGCCGACTTCGTTGGTTCCGATGACCTGATCGAAAAGATCGCCGGCGGCTGGACCGACTTCGACGCCGCCGTTGCCACCCCTGACCTCATGGGCAAGGTTGGCCGCCTCGGTAAGGTCCTGGGTCCGCGTAACCTGATGCCGAACCCGAAGACGGGCACCGTGACCCCCGACGTCACCAAGGCCGTCAACGACATCAAGGGTGGAAAGATCGACTTCCGCGTCGACAAGCACTCCAACCTGCACTTCATCATCGGCAAGGTTTCGTTCGACGCCCTCAAGCTGGCCGAGAACTATGCAGCAGCACTGGAAGAGGTGCTTCGCCTGAAGCCTTCCGCTTCCAAGGGCCGCTACATCCAGAAGGCCACGGTTGCCACCACCTTCGGTCCCGGCATCTCCGTTGACCCCAACGTCACCAAGGTTCTGACCGAGGCCTAA
- a CDS encoding GNAT family N-acetyltransferase — MAEPEPDASAREQADLQISVVYVPPLAASGAVSSADEIPYELLACHAMREAHELAQWGNLDRCPTLQEALEYWRGNGYEERHVYLASLDGGRVGMCSVELPLRENTHTAGIDVLISPHHRRRGLGRALLEHAEAVAKERGRTSLYGYHEVPPRAAGGATVPARSGAGGLPLDEPAVAFAVAAGYELEQVERSSRLVLPVPPELLARLEAEASARAGEYLLTGWDDSCPEDLADGYALLKARMSTDVPIAGLDWEGEEWDAARIREDERALARSGVQSTVTAALHRATGEMVAYTVLNWRPGVPATIAQQDTLVAGKHRGHRLGMLIKVANLRRAQARWPSARSVLTWNASENQHMLAINIALGFKPAGLEGEWQKRLG, encoded by the coding sequence ATGGCTGAACCGGAGCCGGATGCATCTGCACGCGAACAAGCTGACCTCCAGATATCTGTCGTCTATGTCCCGCCACTGGCCGCCAGCGGAGCAGTGTCCAGCGCCGACGAAATTCCGTATGAACTCCTGGCCTGCCACGCCATGCGCGAGGCCCATGAGCTGGCCCAGTGGGGCAACCTGGACCGGTGCCCCACCCTCCAGGAGGCACTGGAGTACTGGCGGGGCAACGGGTACGAGGAACGGCACGTCTACCTGGCGAGTCTGGACGGCGGGAGGGTCGGCATGTGCTCGGTCGAACTCCCGTTGCGCGAGAATACCCACACCGCCGGGATCGATGTCCTGATTTCCCCCCACCACCGACGGCGGGGCCTGGGCCGTGCATTGCTGGAGCACGCCGAAGCCGTTGCCAAAGAGAGGGGTAGAACATCTCTTTACGGCTACCACGAGGTTCCACCGCGGGCCGCTGGCGGGGCCACAGTCCCGGCCAGGTCCGGTGCCGGCGGCCTTCCGCTGGATGAACCGGCCGTAGCGTTCGCCGTTGCTGCGGGCTATGAGCTGGAACAGGTGGAGCGGTCCAGCCGCCTTGTCCTTCCCGTGCCGCCGGAACTGCTCGCACGGCTGGAGGCCGAGGCTTCGGCCCGCGCGGGGGAGTACCTGCTGACCGGGTGGGATGACAGCTGCCCTGAAGACCTGGCGGACGGTTATGCCCTTCTCAAAGCCAGAATGAGTACCGACGTCCCCATCGCCGGGCTGGACTGGGAGGGCGAGGAATGGGACGCGGCCCGGATCCGGGAGGACGAGCGGGCCCTGGCGCGCAGCGGCGTGCAATCAACAGTCACCGCGGCCCTGCATCGCGCAACCGGGGAAATGGTGGCCTACACTGTGCTGAACTGGAGGCCTGGAGTTCCGGCGACCATCGCGCAGCAGGACACCCTGGTGGCGGGGAAGCACCGGGGACACCGTTTAGGCATGCTCATCAAGGTGGCGAACCTGCGCCGGGCCCAGGCCAGATGGCCGTCCGCGCGATCGGTGCTGACGTGGAATGCCAGCGAAAACCAGCATATGCTGGCGATAAATATCGCGCTTGGATTCAAGCCTGCAGGCCTTGAAGGTGAGTGGCAGAAACGGCTGGGATGA
- a CDS encoding aminoacyl-tRNA deacylase — protein MAGLCTKGTDGVGRERFLADAAARGVEVDVVERPAAKSLEDAARILGIGPGDIIKSLVVKHKDGSFLFALIPGDRQISWPKLRSLIGVNKLSLPPADVALEATGYERGTITPLGSTNSWPVYADATIAGRRISMGAGAHGYSAFVDADALTAALDAVVADISDPA, from the coding sequence ATGGCGGGACTATGCACCAAAGGGACGGACGGCGTCGGGCGGGAACGGTTCCTTGCTGACGCCGCCGCCCGCGGCGTCGAGGTAGATGTGGTGGAACGGCCAGCCGCCAAAAGTCTTGAGGACGCCGCCCGGATCCTGGGTATCGGTCCCGGCGACATCATTAAGTCCCTCGTGGTCAAGCACAAGGACGGGTCATTCCTGTTTGCACTCATCCCGGGCGACCGCCAGATCTCCTGGCCCAAACTGCGGAGCCTCATAGGAGTGAACAAGCTCTCGTTGCCTCCAGCGGACGTGGCGCTTGAGGCAACAGGTTATGAACGGGGCACCATCACGCCGTTGGGCAGCACCAACTCCTGGCCGGTCTATGCGGATGCCACCATTGCCGGAAGGCGGATCTCGATGGGCGCGGGTGCGCACGGCTACAGTGCTTTCGTTGACGCCGACGCCCTGACAGCTGCCCTGGATGCAGTTGTGGCCGACATATCCGATCCCGCCTGA